Genomic segment of Bicyclus anynana chromosome 18, ilBicAnyn1.1, whole genome shotgun sequence:
TTTGGATGGACTTTTGTAATTGCAATAATTACAGTGGTAATCAACTGTTTTACGTTTTCGTTTATGACCTTTCACATGGATTTTATAGTCTTTGATATTATCAAGTaacttaaaacaaattaaacattggttttcttGACTCTTTTCTTCAGATTTATTTGCAATGTTATCATCGTAAATTTCGTCTACTGTATTACATAAGTTGTAATTTTGGGAAATCTTAACTGAATGtttcataattttatgaaaatttatatttatatctattttaCCATGATTTTGTAAGAgggataaattatttttacttatttcctTATCAATAGTATCAACAAtgttattaatgatttttttcatgacattatttctgtgtattttaatatacattCTGATGATTAGGTCTGCGCAGTCTACACAGGACTTAGTAAATGTCAGCtcctgaaaataaacattaaccaTTTAGATACCTAACTACTACTTTAGTATAGTATCCGCCATCTGCTTAAaccattaatggtctaagcacaTCTGGGATAGTTGGATAgagttaagtatattttttataatttgttttgggCAATTTAGCAAATTTCTGTCATCATACCTATCAATAATGGTGTGAAAGTTAAACCCCGAGCCCACATAAAAtcaattaagtaggtaggtatttaagtaagttaGAACATTTAAGCTGGCATACTTATCgtttagtttaaatatttttatataataaaataacagttaTACTTACGAATGAAGGCAACAAATTTAGAATCATAtcgtttaaagttaaattttcattaaaacgtTGACTCCTAATTTCGAGTCTATCATAgacgttttgtaaattcatacTTTCTTTAAAACACAAGAAacacacatttttatttataattgaacCTAATAAAACGTTTATTCCTTCCATTGTTTgatttcaatttgaaaatacaTTACATTCCGCAAACTAATTCGAAAGAAAGTTttcgtttgtttttgtttacaaacttttcttttgacattttgtt
This window contains:
- the LOC112048272 gene encoding zinc finger protein 891, whose product is MEGINVLLGSIINKNVCFLCFKESMNLQNVYDRLEIRSQRFNENLTLNDMILNLLPSFELTFTKSCVDCADLIIRMYIKIHRNNVMKKIINNIVDTIDKEISKNNLSLLQNHGKIDININFHKIMKHSVKISQNYNLCNTVDEIYDDNIANKSEEKSQENQCLICFKLLDNIKDYKIHVKGHKRKRKTVDYHCNYCNYKSPSKQSLQGHINKKHLKIKPHVCNICYKHYYHKKNLIEHEKIHSQIRNEICEVCGDSFIHKKNLLEHLKLHSGEKPYQCEVCDRRFITSGRRLEHIKRCHSEKNECCLLCDKKFSLIKELTRHIKTVHS